In Streptacidiphilus sp. P02-A3a, the DNA window TGTAGCTGGGGGGACTTCCGCCAGCTCGGCACGGTCGCCAAGGGTGACTTCCCCTGGTTGGACAGCCTGGAGCGGAAGCTCAACGACCTGATCAGGTACCAGGCCGAGGCGCACGGCGCGACCTACGTCGACGTCTACAGCTCCAGCGTCACGCACGGGGTGTGCGCCGACGCCGACCAGAAGTGGATGTACGGGGTGAAGGACGACCTCACCGGTCCTGGCGACCAGACCGACCCGCCGGTCGGGCTCTGCAAGGACATCCCCGGCACCGGCGAGAGCTGCACCTTCGTCCACCCCAACGTCTACGGCGCGGAGAACGAGGCCCGGCAGGTCGTGGCGGCCTTCCTGCGGCCCGAGTAGCCACCGACCGGTAGCCGCCGTCGCGGGCCCGCGACGGCGGCTCCGCCATGCCCGCGCGGCGGTCCGGCGCCGCCGCTACCGGCTGCTCGGGGGGAGGCCTTCGAGGGCGGCGAAGGCCTCCCGGACCAGGGCGGCGGTGTCCGCCGGAGCCGACCCGCTGCCGCCCGAGGTCGGGTGGACCGCCCGGATCGCCCGCAGCGCGGCGACGCCCGCCCTGGCCTGTACCGAGGCGCGCAGCCGGACGCCGGGGGCGGCGGGGTCCGCGCCGGCCGAGGTGAACCGGTCCAGGATGGCGGTGTTGACCGCCTCCTCGATGTCGAACAGCAGGTACCGGTCGCCGCGCGAGGTCGGGTGCAGCCGCATGGACGAGCCGGAGGTCAGCACGGCCGGGGCGGTCCCGTAGATGTCGAGCAGCCCGAGCACGGCGTTGCGCATCGCGGTGTAGCCGGACTCCGCCGCCGGGCGGTCGCGGACCGCCTGCTGCAGGATCGGGATCAGCTCCCGGGCCTGTTGCAGCACCAGGCTCTCCTTGGACGGGAAGTAGCGGAAGAAGGTCCGCTCGCCGACCCCGGCGGCGGCGGCGATGTCCCGCACGGTGGTGGCCTCGAAGCCGTGCTCGTCGAACAGCCGCCCGGCGGCCTGGACCAGGGCGCGGCGGGTCCGCTCTTTGTTCTGTTCACGCCGTCCCAGGGTGTCACCGTTCACCCTCGGATCATCGCAGTCCCCACCGGTACCCGGCCACTCATGGCAGTACTGCCACTTTGCTAATGTGGCAGTACTGCCGATTTCTGGCTCCCCTACGGCAATCTCCCCTACGGCAATGAGGAACAGTCATGGCCACGGTCCTGTACCGCCTCGGACATCTCTCCTTCCGCCATCGCATATGTGTGCTGGCCGCCTGGCTGGCCGCGATAGCCGCCGTCGTCTGCTGCGCGCTCACCGTCGGCGGGGCCGGGAAGCTGGACGACACCTTCACCATCCCGGGCTCCCAGTCGCAGCAGGCGCTGGACCGGATGCGGCAGGACTTCCCCGCCGCCGCCGGTACCAGCGCCCAGATCGTGTTCACCGCCCCGGCCGGGCACCGGCTGACCGAACCGGCCGAGCAGGCCGCGATCCGGACCGCGCTGGCCGACGCCCGGCAGGCCCCGCAGGTCGCCGCCGTCATCTCGCCGAGCACCTCCCACGCGATCTCGCCGGACCACAGCACCGCGATCGCCCAGGTCCAGTACCGGGTGAAGGCCGACGCGCTGGCCTCCGACTCGCTGGACCGGCTCAGCGCCTCGGTGCGCGGCGCCCGGAACGCGGGTCTGGACGTCCAGGTCGGCGGCGCCGCCTACAACGGCGCCAAGGCGCAGCCGGGCGCGGGCGACCTGATCGGCGTGGCCGTGGCCGTGGTCGTCCTCGCGCTCACCTTCGGCTCGCTGCTGACCGCCGGAATGCCGCTGCTCAGCGCGCTGATCGGGGTCGCCGTCGGGCTCGGCGGGGTGCTCGCGCTGACCGGGGCGGCGACCATCTCCAGTACCGCGCTGACGCTCGCGCTGATGATCGCGCTGGCCGTCGGGATCGACTACGCGCTGTTCATCGTCACCCGGCACCGCTCGCAACTCGCGGAGGGAATGGACCCGGCGGAGTCGGCCGCCCGCGCGGTCGGTACCGCGGGCAGCGCGGTGGTGTTCGCCGGACTGACCGTGGTGATCGCCATGGCCGGGCTCTCCGTGGTCGGGATCCCGTTCCTGACCGTGATGGGCCTGTGCGCCGCCGGCTCGGTCCTGGTCGCGGTCGCGGTGGCGGTGACCCTGCTGCCCGCGCTGCTGGGCTTCGCCGGACGTCGGCTCGCCCCCCGGCCCGGCTCCCGCACCGCCCGCCGCGAGCACGCGATCGCCACCGCCGGTCCCGACCGGCCCGCCAACCTGGGTGAGCGCTGGATCCGGATCGCCGTCCGGCGCCCGCTGGTGACCGTGCTGCTCGTGGTCGCCGCGCTGGGCGCGCTGGCCTGGCCGGCGACCTCGATGACCCTGGCGCTGCCGGACAACGGCACCGCCCCGGCGGGCAGTTCGCAGCGGGTGGCCTACGACGAGATCACCAGGGCGTTCGGCCCCGGCTTCAACGGCCCGCTGCTGGTCCTCGCCGACACCGGCCACAGCGCCGACCCGGCCGCCGCCGTCGCCGGTGTCGACGCCGAGATCCGGGCCATGCCCGACGTCGCCGCCGTGGCCACGGCGGGCAGCAACCCGGTCACCCGCACCGCGCTGATCCAGGTGGTCCCCCGCAGCGGGCCCAGTGACCAGGCCACCAAGAACCTGGTCAACCGGATCCGCGACGACGCCGGATCGATCCAGCGGAGCACCGGTGCGAGCGTCGCGGTCACCGGCGACACCGCCGTCGGCATCGACGTCTCGGCCAAGCTCAGCGCCGCGCTGCTGCCGTTCGCGGGGGTCGTCGTCGGTCTGTCGCTGGTCCTGCTGCTGCTGGTGTTCCGCTCGCTGGTGGTCCCGGTCAAGGCCGCCGCCGGTTTCCTGCTCTCGGTGGCCGCGACCTTCGGCGCGGTGGTCGGCGTGTTCCAGTGGGGCCACCTGGGCGGCCTGGTCGGCGTGGACCAGTCCGGGCCGATCGCCAGCTTCCTGCCGATCATCGTGATGGCGGTGCTGTTCGGGCTCGCCATGGACTACGAGGTGTTCCTGGTCTCCCGGATGCGGGAGTCCTACGTCCGCACCGGGCACCCGCTGACCGCCGTGCACGCCGGGGCCCGGCACGCGGCCCGGGTGGTCACCGCCGCCGCGGTGATCATGTTCTCGGTGTTCGCCGCGTTCGTCAGCAGTCCCAGCATGATCCTCAAGCAGATCGCCTTCTCGCTGGCGGTCGGCATCCTGATCGACGCCTTCGTGGTCCGGATGACCTTCGTGCCCGCGGTCCTGGCCCTGGCCGGACGGTGGTCCTGGTGGCTGCCCGGATGGCTGGACCGGCTGCTGCCCGGCCTCGACATCGAGGGCGAGCGCTTGCACCGGGCGGAGCCGGAGGAGCGGCCGAGCGATCGTGCAGCGGCGCTGAACTGATCCGTGAAGAGACGATCGCTGGTGCCGCACGGCGCCGCCGCCGATGCTTGTCCCATGGTCATGGTCGAAGCGAACGCGGTGCTGGGTGTGTCGGCGGTGGCTCTGGGGATGGTGCTCACCCCCGGACCCAACATGATGTACCTGGTGTCGCGGAGCATCACCCAGGGCCGCCGCGCCGGCGCGGTCTCGCTGGCGGGCGTCGCGGTGGGCTTCCTGGTCTACCTCGCCGCCGCCAACCTGGGCCTCTCGGTGGTCTTCCTGGCGGTCCCCGGGCTGTACCTGGCGGTGAAGCTGGCCGGCGCCGGGTACCTGGCCTGGCTGGCCTGGCAGGCGCTCCGGCCCGGCGGTCAGTCGGTCTTCGCGGTACGGGAGTTGACGCCGGACTCGCCGCGGCGGCTGTTCTCGATGGGGCTGCTGACCAACCTGCTGAACCCGAAGATCGCGGTCATGTACCTCTCGCTGATCCCGCAGTTCGAGGACGTCGGGGCGGGGCACCTGCTGGCGCAGGGGTTCCTGCTGGGCGGCGTGCAGATCGCGGTCAGCCTGGCGGTGAACCTGGTGCTGGTGCTGGCAGCCGGAACCATCGCGGGCTTCCTCGCCGGTCGCCCCGCCTGGCTGCGGGTGCAGCGCTGGCTGATGGGCACGGTACTGGGTGCGCTGGCGGTCCGCCTGGTGACTGATCACACGTCAGCGACGCTCGCCTGAACCGGAGTTGCTGGAGTCCGCGGGTGGGCGGCGGGGCCCGGTCGGGAGCGGGTGTCACGTTCCCGACCGGGGCGGTGTCTTCATGGCGGACAGCCGGACCCCAGGAGGAAACGATGACCCCGCGCATTCCGAAGACGGAACTCCCCGAGCAGCTGCGCGAGACCATGGTCGAGCAGCTCGGCGCCGTGCCGGAGCCGATCGAGGTGCTCTTCAACAACCCCGCCGTCGCGACGGCGAACCTGGAGTTCTCCGGCCGGGTCGCGGCCTGGGACTCGGTCGACGCGGGCCTGAAGACCTTCGCGCACATGGCGGTCGCCGCGAGGATCGGCTGTAGCTGGTGCCTGGACATCAACTACTTCGCGGCGCAGAACCAGCAGTTGGACCTGACCAAGGCCAGCCGGGTGCCGGTCTGGCGGGAGTCCGACCTGTTCACCCCGCTGGAGCGGGAGGTGCTGGAGTACGCCGAGGCGATGACCGACACCCCGCCCACGGTCACCGACGAGATGTCGGCGAGCCTGCTGGCGCGGCTGGGCGCGTCCGCGCTGGTGGAACTGACCGTGTTCATCGGCTTCGCCAACATGGCGGGCCGGGCCAACACCGCGCACGGGATCACCTCGCAGGGCTACTCCGACGCCTGCGGGATCCCGCTGGCGAAGCGTCCCGGGAGCGCCGTCGGAGCAGGACGATCATGATCGATGATCCGTTCGTCACCCACCGCAGCCTGCTGTTCACGGTCGCCTACGAGATGCTCGGGTCCGCGGCCGACGCCGAGGACGTGTTGCAGGAGTCCTGGCTGCGGTGGGCCGACGTCGACCGTTCGCAGGTACGCGACGCGCGGGCCTACCTGGTCCGGGTGGTCACCAGGCAAGCGCTCAACCGGCTGCGCGCGCTGTCGCGCAGCCGCTTGGACTACGTGGGGGAGTGGCTGCCGGAGCCGTTGCTGACCAGTCCCGACGTCGCCGAGGACATCGAACTCGCGGAGAGCGTCTCGATGGCGATGCTGACCGTCCTGGAGACGCTCGGCCCGACCGAACGGGCCGTGTTCGTGCTGCGCGAGGTCTTCGACCTGTCCTACAACGAGATCGCCGGGATCATCGGGAAATCCTCGGCGGCGGTTCGTCAGGTGGCCAGGCGGGCCCGCGATCACGTGGCGGCCCGTCGGCCGCGGGTGCGGGTGAGCCGGGCCGAGCAGCAGGCGGTGGTGGACCGGTTCCTGGCGGCGCTGCGCACCGGGCAGTTGCAGGATCTGCTGGAGCTGATGGCGCCGGATGTGGTCCTGGTCGCCGACGGCGGCGGGGTGGTGGCCGCGGCGCGGGCTCCGATCCACGGGATCGAGCTGGTGGCGCCGTTCCTCGCCCGGGCCCACCAGGTGGTGGCCGGGTTCACCACCAGGCCGATCTGGCTCAACGGTGCCCCGGCGGGCCGGATCGAGTTCGACGGCGAGCCGAGCGCCTTGAGCCTGGTGGTGGAGGACGGGAAGGTGACCCGCGTGTACGTGGTGCGGAACCCGCACAAGCTGACCCGGCTCGACGAACCGTCCGAACTCGTCCGCTAGGGCCGGAGTACGGGGACCGGCCGGCCGCCCGCGCAAGCGGGTGAACGGCTCGCTCGGATGTGCGGTCCACGGTGCGGACGGTAGCGGCGGGCGGCGCCACCGACATCGCGCCGCCGGGCCGGGCCCGGGGCCCGGCCCGGCAGCGGCTTGTCCTGAATCCCTGGCGGTGGACGCGCGCCCCGCTACGAGCCCTGGCCGCCGCCCGGGCGCAGCACCAGCTTCAGGCCCGGTGAGGCCGCCTGGGCCGCCCAGGCCTCGGCGACCTCCGCCAGCGGGTGGACGCTGAGCGCCAGGTCGAACCGGCCCGCGGCGGCGTACCCGGCGACCTCTGCGTACGCCGCCGCGGACTGCGCCGGAGTGAGGTTGCTGCCGCTCACGCCGAGGATCCGGAGTCGGCCGTGCCGCAGTGCCCCGGCGTCCACCGAGGCCTCGGCCCCGGCGCACTGGCCGACGTTGAGCAGTCGGCCGGTCGGCCGCAGCGCGGCCAGGGCCGCCCCGGTGTAGGGGCCCCAGAGCGGGTCGACCAGCACGTCCACCGGTCCGCCCGCCTGGTCCAGCCGGGCGCGGAAGGCGGCCGGGTCCGGGTCCAGCAGGAGGGTGTCGTCGCAGAGGTGGGCCAGCGCCGCGAGCCGCGCCTCGTCGCGTCCGGCGGCGACGATCCGCCCCGCGCCGAGCGCCCGCGCCAGGTGCAGGAAGGCCTGGCCGAAGGCGCCGGTCGCGCCGAGGACCAGGACCGACTCGCCGGGGCGCAGCGCGGCCTCGTCCCGCAGTCCGATCAGGGCGCTGATCCCGACCACCCCGATCGCGGCGGCCAGTTCGTCGCCCAGCTGGTCCGGGATCGGTACGCAGGCCTCGTCGGGAGCGACCACGTACTCGGCGAAGGTGCCGTCGACGAAGCAGCCCGGCACCGAGACCCGGACCCGGGTGCCCGGGGCCAGGGTGTCGCCGGCCACCACCGTGCCCGCGCCCTCGACCCCGGGCACGTGCGGGGTCCGCGGCTTGCCGAACGGGTGGCCACCGGCGGAGATGAGCAGGTCGATCGGGTTGAGCGCCGCCGCCGTCACCCGGACCAGGGTCGATCCCGGCGCCCGCTGGGGCTCGTCCCGCTCGCCGACCACGGGTGCCTGGCCGAGCTCGGCCACTACTGCCGCACGTATCACGTCACTGCCTCCTGATTTGGATGACCGACCGGTCAGTCACTTTAGTCACGGGTGCGACGGACGCGCAACCACCGTCCGGGGGCGGCCTGTTCGGCGGTGGCGGCGGCCGTGGTGGCTGTGCCGACGGCCTTCGCCGGGGCGCCGGTCGGGCGCACGTATCCTGGGGCGCATGACTGCTCGTGCGGCTGCGGCCCTGGAAACCCGAGCCGCACTCCTGGACGCGGGCCTGGAGATCGCGGAACAGCACGGGCTCTCCGGGATGAGCGTCAACCGCGTGGTCGCCGTGGCCGGGGTCGCCAAGGGCACGTTCTACGTGCACTTCCCGGACCGCGACGCCTTCCTGAGCGCGCTGCACCAGCGCTTCCACGAGCAGAGCGGACAGGCGGTGGCCGCCGCCCTGGGCCGGCACGCGCCCGGCCGGATCCGGCTCCAGGCGGCCATGACCGCCTACTTCGAGGTCTGCCTGAGCCATCGCGGCGTGAAGGCGCTCGTCCTGGAGGCGCGCAACACGCCCGGGGTCGCCGCCGAGGTCGCCGACCGCAACGCCGCCTTCGCCGCCCTGGCCGAACCGGACCTGCGGGCCATGGGCTGGCCCGAGGCCGGGACCGCGGTCCGGCTGGTGGTCGCCATGTGCGCGGAGTTGGCCATGGCCGAACTGGCCGCGGGGGAGCGCGACGAACGCGGCCGCCAGGTGCTGTGGCAGCTGCTCACCCGGCTGGACCTCAACGCCTAGGCACCACAAGACTGGTGACGGAACGTCAATTCAGCTGCACCCGGTCGTCGACCGCGTCTTCCCCTTCGCCCAGGCCGCCGACGCCTTCCGCTACTACGCCTCCGGCCAGGCCCTCGGCAAGGTCGTCATCACCGTCTGACCCAGGGGCCGGACCAGCGCCGGATCAGCTGAGGCGGGCGCGGATCCGGTGGAAGGTGGCGGCGGTGAGCAGCGCGGCGAGGGCGGTGAACAGGGCCGTCTCCAGCCACTGGAAGGTCCAGAAGCGGTCCGCCGGCTGCTCGGAGACGTCGACGTGGACGTGCCCGTCGGCCAGGCAGGTCGGCAGCTCGGCCATGGAGGCGTCGTTCATGCAGCGCTGGTACCAGGCGGTGTGGCCGACCGGCCGGCCCGCCGAGTCCAGGACGGCGCTGGTCCGCACCACCCAGGGGCCGCCGGACGGGTGCACCCCCTCGATGTCGCCGTAGGCGCCGATCATCGTCAGGCCGCTGATCAGCTGCGCGGTCAGCGGTACCGAGGTGCGCACCGGGGCCTGGTACTGCGGGCGGACCACGGTCGGCACCACGACCTGGAGCACCGCGAAGACCACCAGCGTCGCACCCATCGCGGGCACCGTGCGGCGGACGAACAGGCCCAGCGCCGCGCCCAGGGCGAAGGCGAACGCGGCGTAGCCGAGCGGGGCGATGTCGCGCGAGTCGAACAGCACCGGCGAGAAGCGGTTGTTCAGGACGGTACCGACCGGCGCCGCCGCCCACGTCAGCAGCAGGCTGAGCAGC includes these proteins:
- a CDS encoding carboxymuconolactone decarboxylase family protein — encoded protein: MTPRIPKTELPEQLRETMVEQLGAVPEPIEVLFNNPAVATANLEFSGRVAAWDSVDAGLKTFAHMAVAARIGCSWCLDINYFAAQNQQLDLTKASRVPVWRESDLFTPLEREVLEYAEAMTDTPPTVTDEMSASLLARLGASALVELTVFIGFANMAGRANTAHGITSQGYSDACGIPLAKRPGSAVGAGRS
- a CDS encoding TetR/AcrR family transcriptional regulator, whose translation is MNGDTLGRREQNKERTRRALVQAAGRLFDEHGFEATTVRDIAAAAGVGERTFFRYFPSKESLVLQQARELIPILQQAVRDRPAAESGYTAMRNAVLGLLDIYGTAPAVLTSGSSMRLHPTSRGDRYLLFDIEEAVNTAILDRFTSAGADPAAPGVRLRASVQARAGVAALRAIRAVHPTSGGSGSAPADTAALVREAFAALEGLPPSSR
- a CDS encoding RNA polymerase sigma-70 factor, whose protein sequence is MIDDPFVTHRSLLFTVAYEMLGSAADAEDVLQESWLRWADVDRSQVRDARAYLVRVVTRQALNRLRALSRSRLDYVGEWLPEPLLTSPDVAEDIELAESVSMAMLTVLETLGPTERAVFVLREVFDLSYNEIAGIIGKSSAAVRQVARRARDHVAARRPRVRVSRAEQQAVVDRFLAALRTGQLQDLLELMAPDVVLVADGGGVVAAARAPIHGIELVAPFLARAHQVVAGFTTRPIWLNGAPAGRIEFDGEPSALSLVVEDGKVTRVYVVRNPHKLTRLDEPSELVR
- a CDS encoding ABC transporter permease subunit; the encoded protein is MIWLTWRQFRSQALIGLGALLLLAVYLVHLGLRIHGDYHDALAHCPVRLGCGGQLATFADHYRLPVDLLGYLLLVVPGVIGVFWGAPLIARELEAGTHRLVWNQSVTRSRWLAAKLGLVGLAGVAATGLLSLLLTWAAAPVGTVLNNRFSPVLFDSRDIAPLGYAAFAFALGAALGLFVRRTVPAMGATLVVFAVLQVVVPTVVRPQYQAPVRTSVPLTAQLISGLTMIGAYGDIEGVHPSGGPWVVRTSAVLDSAGRPVGHTAWYQRCMNDASMAELPTCLADGHVHVDVSEQPADRFWTFQWLETALFTALAALLTAATFHRIRARLS
- a CDS encoding LysE family translocator, which encodes MVEANAVLGVSAVALGMVLTPGPNMMYLVSRSITQGRRAGAVSLAGVAVGFLVYLAAANLGLSVVFLAVPGLYLAVKLAGAGYLAWLAWQALRPGGQSVFAVRELTPDSPRRLFSMGLLTNLLNPKIAVMYLSLIPQFEDVGAGHLLAQGFLLGGVQIAVSLAVNLVLVLAAGTIAGFLAGRPAWLRVQRWLMGTVLGALAVRLVTDHTSATLA
- a CDS encoding zinc-binding dehydrogenase — encoded protein: MHPVVDRVFPFAQAADAFRYYASGQALGKVVITV
- a CDS encoding TetR/AcrR family transcriptional regulator, coding for MTARAAAALETRAALLDAGLEIAEQHGLSGMSVNRVVAVAGVAKGTFYVHFPDRDAFLSALHQRFHEQSGQAVAAALGRHAPGRIRLQAAMTAYFEVCLSHRGVKALVLEARNTPGVAAEVADRNAAFAALAEPDLRAMGWPEAGTAVRLVVAMCAELAMAELAAGERDERGRQVLWQLLTRLDLNA
- a CDS encoding MMPL family transporter, with protein sequence MATVLYRLGHLSFRHRICVLAAWLAAIAAVVCCALTVGGAGKLDDTFTIPGSQSQQALDRMRQDFPAAAGTSAQIVFTAPAGHRLTEPAEQAAIRTALADARQAPQVAAVISPSTSHAISPDHSTAIAQVQYRVKADALASDSLDRLSASVRGARNAGLDVQVGGAAYNGAKAQPGAGDLIGVAVAVVVLALTFGSLLTAGMPLLSALIGVAVGLGGVLALTGAATISSTALTLALMIALAVGIDYALFIVTRHRSQLAEGMDPAESAARAVGTAGSAVVFAGLTVVIAMAGLSVVGIPFLTVMGLCAAGSVLVAVAVAVTLLPALLGFAGRRLAPRPGSRTARREHAIATAGPDRPANLGERWIRIAVRRPLVTVLLVVAALGALAWPATSMTLALPDNGTAPAGSSQRVAYDEITRAFGPGFNGPLLVLADTGHSADPAAAVAGVDAEIRAMPDVAAVATAGSNPVTRTALIQVVPRSGPSDQATKNLVNRIRDDAGSIQRSTGASVAVTGDTAVGIDVSAKLSAALLPFAGVVVGLSLVLLLLVFRSLVVPVKAAAGFLLSVAATFGAVVGVFQWGHLGGLVGVDQSGPIASFLPIIVMAVLFGLAMDYEVFLVSRMRESYVRTGHPLTAVHAGARHAARVVTAAAVIMFSVFAAFVSSPSMILKQIAFSLAVGILIDAFVVRMTFVPAVLALAGRWSWWLPGWLDRLLPGLDIEGERLHRAEPEERPSDRAAALN
- a CDS encoding zinc-binding dehydrogenase; protein product: MIRAAVVAELGQAPVVGERDEPQRAPGSTLVRVTAAALNPIDLLISAGGHPFGKPRTPHVPGVEGAGTVVAGDTLAPGTRVRVSVPGCFVDGTFAEYVVAPDEACVPIPDQLGDELAAAIGVVGISALIGLRDEAALRPGESVLVLGATGAFGQAFLHLARALGAGRIVAAGRDEARLAALAHLCDDTLLLDPDPAAFRARLDQAGGPVDVLVDPLWGPYTGAALAALRPTGRLLNVGQCAGAEASVDAGALRHGRLRILGVSGSNLTPAQSAAAYAEVAGYAAAGRFDLALSVHPLAEVAEAWAAQAASPGLKLVLRPGGGQGS